GAGTGCAAGGAGGTAGCAGATCCAAAGTCCTTTCACAGACTGGAATTGTACTTATAATTGCAAAGACAGAATTTGCAGACCTTAGCAAAACAACATGGGAGGTGTGAGTAATTGCATAGCATTTCCGAAGAGTTGACGCTGACCTGGTGAACCGAATGGCCTCGCCATCTGCTGTCACATTCTAAATCTATTGTCGTGTATTCTCCATTTTCCATTTTGAAAATCTCATATGGTTTCATTATTAGCCACAGGGCTTAGTAATTCTAAAGGATGCAGCAGCTTCACTTTACATTTTTCACctttaaatatatttcatgacAATTACAAAACAGCAAATGGCTTTAAGGACGGAATAAATACTTTATTCAATTTAAAAGCGGCTGATGTGACTTTCGCCCCATTTAACTCGGTGATAAATTTCACATCAATCTaattcaaatcatttaaaataccAAAGTCAGAAAAACAAATACACCCACCTCATTATCTCATGACATGAGTTTATATTTCAATCAAATAATCCCCTTTCTGCTTTTACAAACTCTCACTTTCCTGCACATTCCGagcaaccccgcaccgcccatttctacctcctgcccaaaatccactaacctgactgccccggccgacccattgtctcagcctgctcctgccccactgaactcatctccgtgtacctcgacacggttctgtcccctttagtccaagaactccccacctacgttcaggacaccatccacgccctccacctcctccatgattttcgcttccccggtccccaacgccttatcttcaccatggacatccagttcctgtacacctccatcccccatcacgaaggactcaaagccctccgcttcttcctttcccgccgcaccaaccagtacccttccactgacaccctccttcggctgactgaactggtcctcaccctgaataacttctctttccaatcctcccacttcctccaaactaaaggagttgccatgggcacccgcatgggccccagctatgcctgtctctttgtaggatatgtggaacagtccatcatccgcaactacactggcaccaccccccaccttttcctccgctacatcgatgactatatcggtgccgccttgtgctcccacgaggaggttgaacagttcatcaactttaccaacaccttccatcccgacctcaaattcacctggactgtctcagactcctccctccccttcctagacctttccatttctatctcgggcgaccgactcaacacagacatctactataaactgactgactcccacagctacctagactacacctcctcccaccctgctccctgtaaaaactccatcccatattcccaattccttcgtctccgccgcatctgctcccaggaggaccagttccaacaccgcagagcccagatggcctccttcttcaaggaccacagattccccccagacgtgatcgacgatgccctccaccacatctcctccacttcccgctcctccgcccttgagccccgctcctccaaccgccaccaagacagaaccccactggttctcacctaccaccccaccaacctccgtatacaacgtatcatccgccgtcatttccgccacctccaaacggaccccaccaccagggatatatttccctcccctcccctatcagcgttccgcaaagaccactcccttcgtgactccctcgtcaagtccacaccccccaccaacccaacctccactccctgcaccttccctgcaaccacaggaaatgtaaaacttgcgcccacacctcctcctcacttccctccaagcccccaagggatccttccatatccgccacaagttcacctgtacctccacacacatcagctattgcatccgctgcacccgatgtggcctcctccatgTTGGGGAGACGGGACGCTTAcatgcggaacgcttcagagaccacctcagggacgcccggaccaaccaacccaaccacccagtggctcaacactttaactctccctcccactccaccgaggacatgcaggtccttggactcttccaccggcagaacataacaacatgacggctggaggaggagcgcctcatcttccgcctgggaacgctccaaccacaaggaatgaactcagatttctccagtttcctcatttcccctccccccaccttgtctcagtcggttccctcaactcagaaccgccctcctaacctgcaatcttcttcctgacctctccgcccccaccccactcaggcctatcaccctcaccttgtcctccttccacctatcacatctccatcgcccggcccccaagtccctcctccctaccttttatcttagcctgcttggcacactctcctcattcctgatgaagggcttatgcccgaaacgtcgaatttcctattccttggatgctgcctgacctgctgtgctttaaccagcaacacgttttcaactGTCAAGCTTGGTTCCATCAGTCAATTTACTGGATCACACTGACTGACAAACACATGGTTATTAGAACAGCAAGAAATATGAACAACAATACCCTTAGTCCAAGAGTAGAAGTGACTTATGCCACAAGAGATACTTTAGAAACATATTTATCCAGCACAAATACCAAGGAGACATAAAATTTACATAGAACCTAAAATTTGATTAATCGTTCTCCTTCTTTGGTCCTGTTTCTCATAAACCAGAACGGAAAATGGGAGTGCAAGAAGGTGGTAGCTCCAAAGGCCTCTCACAGTCTGGAATTGTACTTATAATTGCAAAGAGAGAATTTGCAGACCATAGCAAAAGAACATGGGAGGAGTGAGTAATTGCATAGCATTTCCGAACAGTTGACACTGACCtggtggaccgaatggcctcgCCATCTGCTGTCACATTCGAaacttccacactgtaattaatctaatctaaaaaaaatctattgtCGTGTATTCTCCATTTTCCATTTTGGAAATCTCATATGGTCTCATAATTAGCCACAGGGCTTAGTAATTCTAAAGGATGCAGCAGCTTCACTTTACAATTTTCACctttaaatatatttcatgacAATTACAAAACAACGAATGGCTTTAAGGACGGAATAAATACTTTATTCAATTTAAAAGCGGCTGATGTGACTTTCGCCCCAGTTTTCTCGGTGATAAATTTCACATCAATCTCATTCAAATCGTTTAAAATACCAAAGTCAGAAAAACAAATACTGTCACTTCATTATCTCATGACATGAGTTTATATTTCAATCAATTAATCCCCTTTCTGCTTTTACAAACTCTCACTTTCCTGCACATTCCGAGCCTTCTGCTCAGTTGTCAATCATTAACATTGCTCCTCCCATCTGTGCTGTCACTCTCTGAGTACATTCCGGAAGACTCTGGAATTCCTCCAGAGCAGTCACTGAGTGGAGACCTCTCACAAACACAAATGTacacatttaaaatgtgttatCATCATAAACAAGGAAATAGTCTGCAGGCAATCCGGACTTTACTGAACTTCAATaaaactcatgatttggagatgccggttttggactggagtgtacaaagttaaaaatcacacaacatcaggtcagttgatagtgatgaaggagcgtcactacgaaagctagtgtgctcccaattaaacctgttgcactacaACGTGGTGTTGTTGATTTTTTTACCAAAATAAAACTCATTTACAAttccttccatctgaaacagatCAATATCACATTCATACCAAGAAAGTCACTGAAAACAGGAATGTTAGAAAAACCAAACACTGCCTCGTCATTCCTGTTTGCCATGAGTTGTTATTTCAATAAATTAATCTCCTCTGTGTTTGAACAAACCCTCACTTTCCTGCACAGACTCAGCCTTCTGCTCAGCTGTCAATCATTAACATTGCCCCTCCCATCTATGATGTCACTGTCTGAGTACATTCCAGAAGTCTGTGGATGCCCTCCAGTGGGTGTCACTGAGTCGAGTCTTTCTTGTTTAAAGTAAGGCTGAGATGTGACGTCGTGTATTTTCAGCTCACGTGATAAACCCAGCAAACCTGAGGACATTCTGGAAATGTCTGGATTCCTGGCAGTAGAATATATAAGGTGTGAGCTCAGAGTGCTGCAGCAGATCAGAGACTGAAGACTGGGAGTTCACATCAGTCAgtttgagggaagtgagagaagagGCAGAGACAATGCTGAGATATCGGGCTTTCCACCCTTCACGTCTGTGCCAGCAGCCTGTATACACACTGGCGCCTGTTTCACACAGGCTCTGGGAACCACTTGAATGTAACATGTGGGAACAGGTGGAAGAAGCGAGAAAGGGCATGAACTTCATCAATCGAGTTCTTGAGGATCTGACAGCAGAATGTTTTGGGGAAATACCAAGAACTCGAGACAACAAATCTGATGCTAATGGAGAAGATAAAAGACAATCCGAGGACAAGGATGGAGATGGCTTTTCTGTGTCCCTGAATGTCCAGCACTTCCCCCCAGAAGACCTGAGGGTGAAAGTATTTGGAAGAAAAGTGCTGGTGACAGGAAAACACGAGAAGAAATGTGATGATGGCAGCGGCTGTTACAGCTACAAATATGAAGAGTTCAGGAGAGAATtccagctgccagaggatgtcgaTGCTGAAGCTCTTCGATGCTGTTTGTCACAGGACGGTCAGTTAAAGGTTCAAGCCCCACGCCTGGCACTGCCAGCTGCGAATGAACGGACCGTCCCCATCAATATCACCTCGGAGACAACAACCACTCCCCGGCTCAATCCTGAccaagagacagagaaacagaagagTGGGAAGGATGTGGGGATGAAGAAAGCTGAAGAACAGATGCCCAGTTAAGACTCTGTTACAATGAACAGCTAAAGATGTAATAATTGTTTAAAAGCAGCAATGAATTTCTGTGAATGTGAGATAAAGAGATATTGCTGTCCAATTAATAGTTTTCAACTTGGAAACCTATAAAATGCTGTTATCAATGTTCTTGTGGTTTATTTTTGAATGTATATTGGAAGAGTAAATACTTTTGAAATTTAATT
Above is a window of Hemiscyllium ocellatum isolate sHemOce1 chromosome 32, sHemOce1.pat.X.cur, whole genome shotgun sequence DNA encoding:
- the LOC132830931 gene encoding heat shock protein 30C-like, producing MLRYRAFHPSRLCQQPVYTLAPVSHRLWEPLECNMWEQVEEARKGMNFINRVLEDLTAECFGEIPRTRDNKSDANGEDKRQSEDKDGDGFSVSLNVQHFPPEDLRVKVFGRKVLVTGKHEKKCDDGSGCYSYKYEEFRREFQLPEDVDAEALRCCLSQDGQLKVQAPRLALPAANERTVPINITSETTTTPRLNPDQETEKQKSGKDVGMKKAEEQMPS